CATATCGCGACCTATGCCGTAGTAGCATTTTTCTTAACCGGCAAGAATCGGACTGGCTGGTGGGCATCAACTGTACACGAGCACAAACCCTGGTCATGCGCCGAGTCGGAGGAGATGGTGTCTATTTTATCGGGCGCACATCCGTAAAAATTATTATGCTTGAAAGCACATAAGGAATTCCAGAAGGGAGATCATTTATTATGCTCAAGATGATGGCTGTTGGCTCGTATCAGGCGAACTGTTATATACTGGGATGTAAAAAGACCATGGAGGGGATTGTCATTGATCCTGGGGGTGAGGCGTTTCGCATTGTAAAAGAGGTATCCAATACTGGTCTCAGGATAAAATATATCATAATCACCCATGGCCATCATGACCACACAGGCGCGGCGAAGGAGCTAAAGGGCATTATAAAGGCCCCTGTATGGATACACCAGCTGGATGCTCCCGGACTGGGTTTCCCGCCTGACGGGACACTTGTTGAAGGACAGGAAATTGAAGTTGGTACATATAGGATAAGGGTGATCCATACACCCGGGCATTCTCCTGGTGGCGTATGTCTTTACGCGCCAGGAGCTGTCTTTACTGGGGATACACTTTTTTCCGGTTCCATAGGACGCACCGACTTTCCTGGCGGCGATCATCAGAAACTGATTAGGGGGGTAATGGAAAAGATATTTCCCCTTGGAGACGATTTACGCGTATATCCGGGGCATGGGCCTGCCTCCACCATAGGTCAGGAGAGGCTGAGGAATCCATTTTTCAGGCGCTGATCAGAAAGGATTATTTTGCAAGGTTATAATTGGTAATCAACAGAGGATGAAAATAATCAGAAACTTGGATTTATTTTTATATAACGCCTTTAAACCTTGATGATGATTCGCTTTCTATGCAGCGCCCAAGCTAAGCCAAGGAAACCCAGGACATGGGCCAGGGCCATGGTGGCGCCGCCCGCTACTGAGCCCAGCCATGGCGCGAAGAGATGATCGTTCAGCCAGTAGATGAGTGACTGTGTCGTACCCAACTGTGTCTTCAATCGTATAGTGAGAAGCGCACTCTCCCACAGGGAAGCGACGACATAAATAAAGAGTGGGTTCTCACCGAAAATCACAAGGGGTGTGGCCAGGCGCGCCCACTGCTTCACATCGCTCAACCACACCATGAACGCGAGCAAGATCAGATCTATACCGATGGTGTAGATCGTGTAGGAACTGGTCCAGATGGATTTATTGAGGGGTAGCCAGATGCTCCAAACCTTGCCCAGGAAGAAGAGGACAATGCCCCACAGGAAGAGGGTCAGAGGGTCAGCATCGCGCGCTCCCGGTCTTGGGCAACATCCACCAACCGACCTGCCAGGTAACCGGCAATAACGTTGACGAGGGCAGGCAGGGTGGAGAGCAACCCCTCCGGATCGAAGGGGATGCCATAGTGAAGATAGAGATGCTGAGGACCGAGCAGTGCCAGATCCATTCTGCGGACGGCGTTTCCCGCCAGGGAAAGAGGATCCTCTTGGCCGCAGACGAGCAAGAGGCCCCAGTAACCCAGCAGTAGCAAGGTGGAAATCGAGAGCAATCTTCTCACCGGAAGCAGGAGAGCAAGGAATGAGGCCACCCCATAGCAAAGCGATGCGCTGAAGGACGCCAGGTAGCCTGAGTCCATTGCCGTTGATCAGATAGCCCGGGAAATTCATCAGGAGCCCGATGAGAAAAATAATTATCGTACGCCAGACCACCTTTAGGGCCAGCGCGCTTGTCAAGCGATGCTGGGCGGATTTGTGGGCATACCACATCGAAGTGCCAACGATGAAAAGGAAGGAAGGAAACACCAGATCCGTGGGCGTGAAGCCGTGCCATGCCGCATGGCGGAACGGCCAGTACATGCCCTTGAATATCCCGGCATAGTTAACGAGGATCATGCCCGCGATGGTAAGACCCCGGAGTGCATCCAGAGCCACGAGGCGTGGAGCTTTGGATTGCATGCAAACTCCTGTGTTAGTAAGGATATCGAAGTCGTCGCTGGAGTTGATAAATCATGCGCCAATTATTTCCGGCGGCGCAAGGGAGGAGAGGCTACCACCTTCCGCCAAAAAAGTCACGCTTAAAAACCCGCACCTTTTATACCGTAATAGAGTAACGATCCCGATCAGTTGAAAGATAACAGACGTAAAGTCTTATCTGTTGCCGTCAGAGAGCGTAATGCGTCGCTTCTTCCTTTGCTTAAGCAAATATTCCAGAGCCCTGTACCCAAATAGTATAAATAAAACTACAGCATAAGCGAGCGGCCGCCTCGTATCTCTTTTTACAAGCCAAAGGTAATGGACCACCCCCCCTACAGCGGCGGCATAGACTGTGATTTGCAGGTTTTTCCATCTTTCGTATCCCAGCAGCCCCCTCATGCCGCTAACCGATGTAACAGCGGGAGGGACGAGTAGAAGCAGGCTCGCAAAACCAACAGCTATGCGTTTGTGTTTTATCACATCATCGCTTATAGCCGACCAGGAAAGGCCTTGGTCGAGTACAATATAAGTAATGAAATGGAGGCCAGCGTAAAGAAAGCTGAAAAGCCCCGACATTTTACGTAATTTGGCGGGCCATGACCATCCGGTGAGACTGCAGAGTGGGGTAATCGTAAGTGTGAGCAACAGCAAATTAAGAGCCCAGTCGCCAGTCGTATGGATGACCTTTTCTATCGGGTTGGCTCCAAGCCCCAAAGTGAATGCGAGAAAGACCAGCCGTGAAACCGGCAGGAGATAAATAATGCAAAAGACAATTTTGAGGCGGTCAGCGCACTTCACATGCAGATTCCCATCAAAAGTACTTCCTGAGGTCCATACCCGCATACATGTGCGCAACCTGTTTACCGTATCCGTTAAACATAAGAGTATTTCGCTTCGCAATCTCACCAATCCGACGCTCCCTTGCCTGGCTCCAACGGGGGTGGTCTATCTCGGGGTTTACGTTGGAGTAAAATCCGTATTCTCGGGGGCTTGCCTTCATCCATGCGCTAATCGGCATCTGCTCAACAAAGCGGATACGGACAATAGACTTGATGTTCTTAAAACCGTACTTCCAGGGCACTACGAGTCTCAGGGGGGCGCCATTCTGGTTAAACAACACCTTCCCATACATCCCCACGGCCAGCATGGTCAAGGGGTTCAATGCCTCATCAAACCTCAGGCCCTCAATATAAGGCCAGTCAAGCACATCGAGGGTCTGCCCCGGCATCTGCTTCTGGTCCTTCAGTGTCATGAATTCTACGAATTTCGCCTTAGAGGTTGGCTCACACCTTTTTATGAAATCGCCGAGGGGAAAGCCGACCCAGGGAATAACCATTGACCACGCCTCCACGCAACGGAACCGGTAGATGCGCTCTTCCAAGGGAAATATTTTCATGACCTCATCAATATCGTAAAGCCTGGGTTTGTTAACATGTCCTTCCACTGAAACGGTCCACGGACGGGTACGGAAGCTTTTGCTACGTTCGGCTACATCCTCTTTTTCTGTAGAGAACTCATAAAAGTTGTTGTAGTGAGTGGCGTCCAAAACGGGGGTGGTTTTCTCGCCCCCGGTGTATGCACCGCTTTTACCCACGTTAAGCTTAAGGTCGGCATCACCTTCCCGTGCAAATAAATCGGGAATCGCCCCTGTTACGGCAATAGCGGCTGTCGCAGCTATAAATTCGCGACGATTAAGGTAGAGGTCTTCATCGGTAATCTCTAAAGGTGAAATATCAGTTTCTTTCTTGATTATCATGCGCGTTCTACCGAATCATCAAAACAAAGGTCTATTTCGGAACTTCGCTCATCGGAATGCCCAGAGCCTTGGCGATTCCTTTGCCGTAGGTTGGATCTGCCTTCATGCAATTGCTGATATGGCGGACCTTGACCATCTTGGGTGCATCGCCCATAGCGCGGGCTGTGTTTTCAAAAAGAACTTTCTGCTGTGCGGCATTCATCAGGCGGAATAGCTTGCCAGGCTGTGTGTAATAGTCATTATCGTCTTCGCGATAATTCCAGTGATCCGCTGCCCCATTCAGCTTCAGCGGCGGTTCGGCGAATTTCGGCTGTTCCTGCCATTCACTATAGCTATTGGGTTCGTAGCCGATAGTGCTGCCATAATTACCGTCCACCCGCATGGCGCCATCACGGTGATAGCTGTGGTATGGGCAACGGGGGGCGTTGACCGGGATCTGCTGGTGGTTCACACCGAGACGGTAGCGTTGCGCGTCACCGTAGGAGAACAGCCGCCCCTGGAGCATCTTGTCTGGTGAAAAACCTATGCCCGGGACGACATTAGCCGGGTTGAAGGCCGACTGCTCGACCTCGGCGAAGTAGTTTTCGGGGTTGCGGTTCAGTGCGAGGACACCCACCTCCATCAGGGGATAATCCTTGTGGAGCCAGACCTTAGTGAGGTCGAAGGGGTGGTAGGAGCAGGTTGACGCGTCCTTCTCCGGCATGATCTGAACAGAGAAGATCCAGCGGGGGAAGTCTTTTTTTTCGATACTCTCGTAGAGGTCGCGCTGGTGGCTCTCCCGATCCTTACCGACAAGCTCCTCAGCCTGCTGGTCGGTCAAATTCTTGATCCCCTGCTGGGTTTTGAGGTGGAACTTGACCCAAAACCGCTGGTTCTTGGCGTTGATGAAGCTGAAGGTGTGGCTGCCGAAGCCGTGCATGTGACGGTAAGTAGCGGGGATGCCCCGGTCGCTCATGACGATGGTCACCTGGTGGAGTGCTTCCGGCAGTGAGGTCCAGAAGTCCCAGTTGTTTTTGGCACTACGCATGTTCGTACGGGGGTCACGCTTCACGGCATGGTTGAGGTCGGGAAACTTGAGGGGATCGCGCAGGAAGAATACAGGCGTGTTATTGCCCACCAGATCCCAGTTCCCTTCCTCGGTGTAGAATTTCATGGCAAAACCCCGGATGTCGCGTTCGGCATCTGCCGCACCGCGCTCGCCGGCGACAGTAGAAAAACGTACGAAACAGTCGGTATTCTTGCCCACCTTGGAGAAGATTTTAGCTTTAGTGTACTTGGTGATGTCATGGGTGACGGTAAAGGTGCCGTAGGCGCCGGACCCCTTGGCATGCATCCGACGTTCGGGAATTACCTCCCGGTCGAAGTGGGCCAGTTTTTCGAGGAACCAGACATCCTGCATAAGCACTGGACCACGCGGTCCGGCTGTCATCGTGTTTTGATTGTCTGCAACGGGTGAACCGTTCCTGGTAGTCAATTTTTTCTTCGCTGCCATGATAAACCTCCGTTTTGCGTTTTTGAATGGGCTAAAAGCTGCTGTAACTTGAGAACCTTTTCCCAAACTTGGCATTGTGCCGGATTAAGTGCCTGAAAATGATTGACGCGTCCCACCGATATAATATTCTCCTTCTCCCCAAATATTGGAGTGCTCAGTTCTTCAATTATCATTTTTAGCTTGTCTTGGTCACAAATATTTTAATCTCATTTTATTCAGGCAGCTTCTCCGCCCCGGAAACCATGACGGTTCACCACCTGCTTTCTTGGGACTTCTTAATGGCAGGTTGTGTAGCTTGATAAATCTTCTTCAATGATCTTCTCTATCTCAGATGGTTCAGCCGCTGCGCATTTGATCAGCAATCGTTTATAACGGGCGGCTTCAAAGGGGTTTTTACCTAATGCCGATGCATGCATCACATGAACGAGAATCATCATAATCACATGAACAGCCTCATGGTGAGAGAATCCCTTGCCCTCTAAGGCTGCATATAACGAGGTGGCTTGTACGGGTAAATTTGCCGAGAGCTGATCCTCAACCATCTGATGGGTGCTGATATGCAGGAAGGGATTAAACATTGCTCCGGCATCATATTCACGGCCGTCAAGAATTTCGATGTTTTCAAAATGGTCGCCATACTCTTCGTGATCCATCAAGATTTCCGCAAAGTTATTCTCTTTTTCCGATAATTCATCCCGCCTGTCAGACTTAACCATGCCCCAGATATAATAGATGCTCTGGCGGAATAACATCCTTTGCTGTATTGCAGCTTTTTTTAATGCGTCGCTGGCCATAAGAGTCTTTGCTTCACATAATCAGCTATTTAAAGCGCCCTTCAATACCGGCGATGTTTTAAAAATGACGACCTTCCTTGCGGTGATGGCCATGTCCTTACCAGTTTGCGGGTTTCTGCCGTTGCGCTCCTTCTTGGCCTTGACAGTCCATTTCCCGAAGCCGGATATTTTGACATCATTGCCTTTTTCCAGCTCAGCTTTCATGATGTCGAAGGTTGAATCCACCGCAGACGCGCAATCTTTTCTGGATAGACCTGCCTGTTCGTTGAGTACGGTGACGAGATTGTTTTTAGTAAGTGACATGGTGATGCCCCCCTATGTTTGATCAGTATTATTTTTTGCCTCGCTGCCGGTGTAATATATTACTATTGTCGAAAAATATCAGCAATTTCTTGCTTTGGGGTTGCCTGGGTAATTCTTTGGTAATCAGCAATCTGGATGATGTATTGATTTTTATTTCGTTTATTGAAGTCAGTGACCGAGGCCCATGCGTTTTTTGTAGCAGCTTATAACCCGTAATGCTTAGCCCTGAAAACATCGTTGCCTATTGCATGCACCAAAGTGTTACTCAACTATAGAGCACAAAACGAATGATTACCAAAAGAAAGAGTGCATTGGTAATAACAGTGCTGCTCAACCTCAAGGGGCTAAACCACTTCCAGTCAGGCGTTCAACTTCTAATGATAGTGCGACTTGTTTGGCCAGTGATTCTAGTAAATGTAATTGCCCCTGAAGCATAAAGCGTTCTGGTTCGGCAGGCCTTAAAGCAATAACACCCAGAGTGGTACTAACTGCCTGTAAAGGTGCATAGAGCATGTCGGTATTGGAGGAAGCTTCTGCCCCCCGGCCTATAATTTTGCCAATATCAAAGGCCGATCGGGCATTCTTCATTTCTTTCAGTATATCCCTCTCAAAAACAGAAGCAGCATCACCGGCAGCTATGTGCAAATTTCCGTTCTTGTCGGGAAGTAATACCGCAACCTTGCTATCGAAAACCTCAGAAATATATTGTATCGTGATCTTTAAAATATTCTCAATACCCCTGATACTGGCAAGCTGGCGACTGAGTCCATGCATAGCGGCGGCCTGTCGTTCCTGAACATGGGCAACATTGGCTTGCTGACGCATGTTTGAGGCCAAGTGACTGATGACCATAGCCACAAGCAACATAACAATAAACGTAACGACATCTTGCGCTTCCTCCACCGTAAAAGAAAAGCGTGGAGGAATAAAAAAGAAATCAAACGATAGGACACTCAGGCAAGAAATAAGAATAGCCGGGCCTCGGCCACAGCTGACGGCTGTCAGCATAACGCCGAGCAAATACACCATAATGAGGTTGCTAAGATGGAAGTAGGGGTACATGATAAAACAGAGTATGTTAGCGATGATAAAGAAAAGTATACCCGCACCATAGTCTGATATATGGATCTTTGGGGGTCGGACAACATAACTTGTCTCGGTTTGTTCACCGCTCTTGCCAGAGATTACATAGACGTCTATTTCACCACTCAAGCGCAGCAACTGATCCAAAGGACTCCTCAAGAAAATACTCTTCCATAGGGAGCGTCGTGGTTTACCAGCAACAATCTTGGTAATACTACGACTTTTTGCCAAGTTAACAAGCTCTTCGGCTATATTGCGGCCGGTTAAAAGAAATGTCTCCGCTCCCAATTGTTCAGCCAAGCGTAAATGATCGACTGCACTGTTTCGTTCTCCCTCGGGTGAGTTGAGTACATTCGGTTCTTCAACATATACCGCATACCACTTGGCACGCAAACTGTCAGCCAGCCTCTTTGTAGAACTGATAAGTTTGGTGGAGGATAACCCGGGGGTCACGCATACCAGGAGTTTTTCGCCTAACTCAAATTCTTTATTATCCATTTTTTCATTCCCCCTTTGAGATTGTGTGTGCCTACTCGCATTAAAATTGTTTCTCGGATCTCGGGAAAGTTCCAATACCAAGCCGTCCTCGCATCGCCTATCCTTATGGGTTAAGGATAAGGTGAATTATCTGTCCACATTGCCTGTTATAACTCCAATATCCTCATTATACTCAATGTCAAATTTAAATTTGGGGAACAGTTTTGGTAGCTTCAGCATATGATAGACCATCACCCCTATTGAGAGGCGGTCCATCCATGATGACATGGGCCATCCAAAATGAACCACCACCCTGTGGTCACCCATCTCGTATTCAAAAACCCGTAAAATGGAAATAATACGGCTATACAGGCTGACCTTCATCAGGGGAAACCGAAAATGATTAGGCGCCATTTTGAGGGGGATGCCGCCAACCCGGGGTGAGTAGAAAGTAATGAAAGCTTCATTGTCATGAAGGTGCGTTCTGTCAGTTTCCTTGGATCTGCGGAAGAAAAGGTGGACCTCTTCAGCTTCAGACTCCGCCAGATAGAGGATTAACTCCATTTCCGTATCGCCCTGTTCGATTTCCTTTAATTCGGGTGAGCGTTTCTTGGCAATGATGAAGCCTGCAAGCAGCATAACGCCGGTGACGGTAGCCCAAAGCATGGTGGCATGGGGTTTATCAATGGCGAGAAAAACGAAGCAACTGACCAGGATGATGAAGAGAATGAGGGTAACGAGGCGGCTCGTAGAGTAAGTTATGCCTTCTGACTTACCCATGAAATAGCGATAGATGATGAGAGAACCCATGTTAATGCAGAAGG
Above is a window of Deltaproteobacteria bacterium DNA encoding:
- a CDS encoding MBL fold metallo-hydrolase, which produces MMLKMMAVGSYQANCYILGCKKTMEGIVIDPGGEAFRIVKEVSNTGLRIKYIIITHGHHDHTGAAKELKGIIKAPVWIHQLDAPGLGFPPDGTLVEGQEIEVGTYRIRVIHTPGHSPGGVCLYAPGAVFTGDTLFSGSIGRTDFPGGDHQKLIRGVMEKIFPLGDDLRVYPGHGPASTIGQERLRNPFFRR
- a CDS encoding sulfoxide reductase heme-binding subunit YedZ, with translation MRVWTSGSTFDGNLHVKCADRLKIVFCIIYLLPVSRLVFLAFTLGLGANPIEKVIHTTGDWALNLLLLTLTITPLCSLTGWSWPAKLRKMSGLFSFLYAGLHFITYIVLDQGLSWSAISDDVIKHKRIAVGFASLLLLVPPAVTSVSGMRGLLGYERWKNLQITVYAAAVGGVVHYLWLVKRDTRRPLAYAVVLFILFGYRALEYLLKQRKKRRITLSDGNR
- the msrP gene encoding protein-methionine-sulfoxide reductase catalytic subunit MsrP, yielding MKKETDISPLEITDEDLYLNRREFIAATAAIAVTGAIPDLFAREGDADLKLNVGKSGAYTGGEKTTPVLDATHYNNFYEFSTEKEDVAERSKSFRTRPWTVSVEGHVNKPRLYDIDEVMKIFPLEERIYRFRCVEAWSMVIPWVGFPLGDFIKRCEPTSKAKFVEFMTLKDQKQMPGQTLDVLDWPYIEGLRFDEALNPLTMLAVGMYGKVLFNQNGAPLRLVVPWKYGFKNIKSIVRIRFVEQMPISAWMKASPREYGFYSNVNPEIDHPRWSQARERRIGEIAKRNTLMFNGYGKQVAHMYAGMDLRKYF
- a CDS encoding catalase, whose product is MAAKKKLTTRNGSPVADNQNTMTAGPRGPVLMQDVWFLEKLAHFDREVIPERRMHAKGSGAYGTFTVTHDITKYTKAKIFSKVGKNTDCFVRFSTVAGERGAADAERDIRGFAMKFYTEEGNWDLVGNNTPVFFLRDPLKFPDLNHAVKRDPRTNMRSAKNNWDFWTSLPEALHQVTIVMSDRGIPATYRHMHGFGSHTFSFINAKNQRFWVKFHLKTQQGIKNLTDQQAEELVGKDRESHQRDLYESIEKKDFPRWIFSVQIMPEKDASTCSYHPFDLTKVWLHKDYPLMEVGVLALNRNPENYFAEVEQSAFNPANVVPGIGFSPDKMLQGRLFSYGDAQRYRLGVNHQQIPVNAPRCPYHSYHRDGAMRVDGNYGSTIGYEPNSYSEWQEQPKFAEPPLKLNGAADHWNYREDDNDYYTQPGKLFRLMNAAQQKVLFENTARAMGDAPKMVKVRHISNCMKADPTYGKGIAKALGIPMSEVPK
- a CDS encoding DUF1841 family protein; this encodes MASDALKKAAIQQRMLFRQSIYYIWGMVKSDRRDELSEKENNFAEILMDHEEYGDHFENIEILDGREYDAGAMFNPFLHISTHQMVEDQLSANLPVQATSLYAALEGKGFSHHEAVHVIMMILVHVMHASALGKNPFEAARYKRLLIKCAAAEPSEIEKIIEEDLSSYTTCH
- a CDS encoding integration host factor subunit alpha, which translates into the protein MSLTKNNLVTVLNEQAGLSRKDCASAVDSTFDIMKAELEKGNDVKISGFGKWTVKAKKERNGRNPQTGKDMAITARKVVIFKTSPVLKGALNS
- a CDS encoding DUF4118 domain-containing protein, which produces MDNKEFELGEKLLVCVTPGLSSTKLISSTKRLADSLRAKWYAVYVEEPNVLNSPEGERNSAVDHLRLAEQLGAETFLLTGRNIAEELVNLAKSRSITKIVAGKPRRSLWKSIFLRSPLDQLLRLSGEIDVYVISGKSGEQTETSYVVRPPKIHISDYGAGILFFIIANILCFIMYPYFHLSNLIMVYLLGVMLTAVSCGRGPAILISCLSVLSFDFFFIPPRFSFTVEEAQDVVTFIVMLLVAMVISHLASNMRQQANVAHVQERQAAAMHGLSRQLASIRGIENILKITIQYISEVFDSKVAVLLPDKNGNLHIAAGDAASVFERDILKEMKNARSAFDIGKIIGRGAEASSNTDMLYAPLQAVSTTLGVIALRPAEPERFMLQGQLHLLESLAKQVALSLEVERLTGSGLAP